The proteins below come from a single Solea senegalensis isolate Sse05_10M linkage group LG2, IFAPA_SoseM_1, whole genome shotgun sequence genomic window:
- the LOC122784989 gene encoding polycystic kidney disease protein 1-like 2: MLEERVIKVDHSSQRAEDETDLSVSCPEPQKAFGSSCYEFVSHQRSFSSAQAWCEERGGHLAFIPDEDTQYFLQRHLDPETDTWLGVASPNLQSSAAVAGDLCWLDGSHIIYSNWASSPQPGAACGHILKDSSFQWKATTDCNIDMRYICQFESTRSIVCPAHNIILRCGSAQMLMIDGGFYGRQNIHYCQSTLSSPTSSTQHHCGWLDVGDSLAAHCHGRQDCLVSEFVNSFDDPCPQLGSYLSVDYHCKDGLTLTPSSVAAVFTDITISMKWLLHLPLGKPACRLSTGDGYVVHLNRVEGLKDSVVHKYMYPSTFIVAVECTIDDVLITAQKTITILEPVTAISATRCYAGTRGFNVSMCKVLYGGTFQIQMEANAGSNVSYRIQHDDAVFSSLSVIRGNVPHNVTVTPVMMKQLSPGCHQLAIYASNMVTFPEVSADLQVCVVEKVAGLQASMLTETDDCLDSPDISVVVSLEQGAPVLLLFSLTGDDDTFHETREMNGREGIFHIGNPIQGTVQVKLRAVNDFSSQEVDMDTLTPCGSDTVIKPGGYNDRRLWLNPWMTENLVRVVRSSWEIEANPSKSVDKYRSITLSVDKATSSNQHSSKRYQWECKSPCKCEGRTSEVTHTITKDCLPYPFEFNKYHFSLIQHNVVKKTASICITLIPTYGMLMRLTCTSGCDPVMENKDAKIKISCPLCRQLVWTIEDPRGHENWPAETESCYRESRKRPPILKQTGGQEYTVSYSYLALAKSAGLDVTVVVTSSLSLLSRPYYAKYTIKTSSTAIPAPTTNNPTTMVTTAKAEDTPAAPAAPATPATSATSPPTTTISDPTISDGLSCSISPSRGTVLDAFNITCKTEDPCSYCDYCFKTGGKDLLCSRKSEVRYVFLPLGDSSSDYNLIITATAKKDSFVVSTNIRAWVLDLTEETIDELKVSMEKAVAQLKAQGLLSGETVGQFLISVAKNLDNQSDESKKDDRQQLREDMLDILIGAVEDVPPNTPEEIQVYTRSLIAVSAKGTELTSSAQEDAAFLCVSLSSSLLNMGLNKSEESKREIRSTASIIVEGVGNILSSSAPSRNVSEAILLALKNTQSALLMFIDVNEGPIIIRQPTIGVLVNRMTLGSLHTESIHFPNCSCPRFTLPALPSNILPLEEPVDVKMLVLGENLFAWNKGGNISGQIGDLTLTRQNGSIINVGNLSEDVEILLPRPDGEQVNTLVLDLGNYSTMVIDIPSTDTTLVLKMKPSEDPLPFKLFLGHMSYPSEANYAAMTEMPHQGTTQEQRYTWLVDPTSFKGKTGVYYLVVRPIVGPGIKSINASLSVTSISAACRFWDESLLEWGTNGCRVGVETTSRVTQCLCNHLTFFGSSFFVTPNLVDPSRTAELFSTFAENPVVVCFVGALFVAYLVVVVWARRKDIQDALKVKVTVLKDNNPMDEYTYLLNVCTGHRRGASTSSQVTLTLVGADGNSEPHHLTDPKKRVFERGALDVFLLTTPFSLGELQGIRLWHNNLGSHPAWFVGNVMVQDIQTNQKWYFLCNSWLAIDLGDCSLDKVFPVSTEEELKTFGNLFFMKTAKDLSDGHLWFSVLNRPPSSAFTCVQRVSCCFSLLLCTMLTSLMFYGIPTDPSEQTMDLGSFEFTWQQFMIGVQSSLIMFPVNFLIVSIFRNTRPRETPCCKSKPGKTNGGKQRRTLQTPSSQTAHTDINVNVTLDSITKDISRIALSLSKFVKSNTARTESEFGLERQLDINAALSVVEDFVRGNGDSSGFHNLAQSQLPETGAGVHPGSDVEVIQKSHKTQYLHRQLCHIHKELSLLGSSSFSTTDSYSQALQQVQGIKAILEEQLLPTSVVNSDEITQKKLGSADNTDDEDEQRKRRCCHGGLPWWFVFVGWLIVAGTSFVAAYFTMLYGLKFGKERSISWLVSMVVSFFQSILIIQPLKVLCFAVFFALVVKKIDEDFEKVPFNDSNEGNGEDQQRVGQDQTLYEPPPPADIERMKRNKIIEQKALALLREIFIYIGFMWMLLLVAYGQRDPNAFLLNQHIRKSFSGRVSHSMSIGDVFTWANTSLLDNLFGIYPGFITDGKSKLVGNARLRQLRVQKNSCQFPGLMLQLVPDCHALYSWEVEDMGSYDQGWHQSLSDNSSVSTPSPWMYQTRAQLRASPVWGKMLLYRGGGFVAELGPDLKNASRTLEYLFRNKWLDMYTRALFVEFTVYNANVNLFCIVTLLFETTAVGAFQFHSELRSVRLYQSTGNLHFFVMAAEIIYLLFIIYYMFMQGKLLKQQRWAYFTSKRNLLELSIIVLTWSAVAVFIRRTLLGNRDMTYYQNHKDQFASFYETASTDSVFQYLIAFLVLLATVKLWHLLRLNPKMNIISATLQRAWSDISGFIVIIVIMLIAYSIACNVIYGWKLSSYRTLSDALLTIISLQIGIFNYEEVFDYNPVLTGLLIGSCIMLMTFVMLNLLVSGILVAFNQEQLEHKPSEEKEIVDLMLKKVHSFFGLKYEDTKMTGSRDLNPEEKL, from the exons ATGCTGGAGGAGAGAGTGATTAAAGTGGACCACAGCAGTCAACGAGCAG AAGATGAGACTGATCTCTCGGTTTCCTGCCCCGAACCTCAGAAGGCCTTTGGCAGCTCTTGCTATGAGTTTGTCAGTCACCAGCGCTCTTTCTCCAGTGCTCAAGCCTGGTGTGAGGAGCGTGGAGGACACCTTGCTTTTATCCCAGATGAGGACACTCAGTATTTCCTTCAGCGACACCTGGATCCTGAGACGGACACATGGCTGGGAGTTGCTTCTCCAAACCTGCAAAGCTCTGCAGCTGTTGCTG GTGATCTCTGTTGGCTGGATGGTTCACACATCATCTATTCAAACTGGGCAAGCAGCCCACAGCCAGGAGCAGCGTGTGGCCACATTTTAAAAGACTCCAGCTTCCAGTGGAAAGCCACAACCGACTGCAACATAGATATGCGTTATATCTGCCAGTTTG aaTCTACGAGATCCATCGTGTGTCCAGCCCATAACATCATTTTGCGGTGTGGCTCCGCTCAAATGTTAATGATTGATGGTGGCTTCTATGGTCGCCAGAACATCCATTACTGTCAGTCCACACTCTCTTCACCAACAAGCTCTACACAACATCATTGTGGTTGGTTGGATGTGGGAGATTCACTCGCAG CTCACTGCCATGGTCGTCAGGATTGCCTGGTTTCTGAGTTTGTGAACTCCTTTGATGATCCCTGTCCTCAGCTGGGGAGTTACCTGTCTGTGGATTACCACTGCAAAGATG GGCTCACACTGACACCGAGCAGTGTGGCTGCTGTTTTTACTGACATCACCATCAGCATGAAATGGCTCTTACATCTGCCATTGGGAAAACCTGCCTGCAGGCTGAGCACCGGGGATGGCTATGTTGTTCATTTGAACAGAGTCGAGGG GTTGAAGGACAGTGTGGTGCACAAATATATGTATCCAAGTACATTCATTGTGGCAGTTGAATGCACCATCGATGATGTACTCATCACAGCCCAGAAAACGATTACCATTCTAGAGCCTGTCACAGCCATCAGTGCCACTCGATGCTATGCTGGAACACGGGGTTTTAATGTGAGCATGTGCAAAGTCCTGTATGGAGgaacatttcaaattcaaatggaAGCAAATGCAG GGTCAAATGTGAGCTACAGAATCCAGCATGATGACGCTGTGTTTTCCAGTTTATCTGTGATCAGAGGAAATGTTCCTCATAACGTCACAGTGACTCCAGTGATGATGAAGCAGCTCAGTCCCGGCTGCCACCAGCTGGCAATTTATGCGTCTAACATGGTCACATTCCCTGAAGTGTCCGCAGACCTGCAG GTGTGTGTTGTGGAGAAAGTAGCTGGACTTCAGGCCTCCATGTTGACAGAGACGGATGACTGTTTGGACTCTCCAgatatttctgttgttgtttctcttgaGCAGGGAGCACCTGTActgctcctcttctctctgactGGAGATGATGACACTTTCCATGAGACGAGAGAAATGAATGGAAGAGAGGGAATTTTTCATATCGGAAACCCAATTCAAG GAACTGTCCAAGTGAAACTCAGAGCAGTGAATGACTTCTCCTCACAGGAGGTGGATATGGATACATTGACTCCTTGTGGCAGTGATACAGTCATTAAACCTGGAGGATATAATGACAGACGGTTGTGGTTGAACCCTTGGatg acaGAGAATCTTGTCAGAGTTGTCAGATCATCGTGGGAAATTGAAGCAAACCCTTCCAAATCTGTTGACAAATATCGAAGTATCACGCTCTCCGTAGATAAAGCAACCTCCAGCAACCAGCACTCCAGTAAACGATACCAGTGGGAATGCA AAAGTCCCTGCAAGTGTGAAGGAAGGACCAGTGAAGTGACTCACACAATTACAAAAGATTGCCTACCTTATCCATTTGAGTTTAACAAATATCATTTTAGTTTAATACAACATAATGTTGTGAAAAAGACCGCATCCATATGCATCACTCTGATACCTACATATGGGATGTTAATGAG ACTCACCTGTACAAGTGGCTGTGACCCAGTAATGGAGAACAAAGAtgcaaaaattaaaatatcatgTCCTTTATGTCGACAACTGGTGTGGACCATCGAGGACCCAAGAGGCCATGAGAACTGGCCG GCTGAGACAGAGAGCTGCTACAGAGAGTCCAGAAAAAGGCCACCAATACTGAAGCAGACTGGTGGACAAGAATACACCGTGAGCTACAGCTATCTTGCGCTGGCCAAGTCGGCGGGTCTGGATGTCACTGTGGTTGTGACTAGTTCTTTGT CCCTACTTTCGAGGCCCTATTATGCAAAATACACCATAAAGACATCCTCCACCGCAATTCCCGCTCCTACCACAAACAATCCAACTACCATGGTTACGACAGCCAAAGCTGAAGATacccctgctgctcctgctgctcctgctacTCCTGCTACTTCAGCTACTTCACCACCTACCACCACTATAAGTGACCCCACCATTTCTGATGGCCTCTCATGTAGCATTTCACCATCGCGAGGAACAGTCCTTGATGCTTTCAATATAACCTGCAAGACTGAAGATCCCTGTTCTTATTGTGACTATTGTTTTAAGACGGGAG GTAAAGACCTGCTTTGCAGCAGGAAAAGTGAAGTGAGATATGTCTTCCTTCCTCTTGGAGACAGCAGTTCTGACTACAACCTGATAATAACAGCAACTGCAAAAAAGGACAGCTTTGTTGTTAGCACCAATATAAGAGCATGG GTGCTGGATTTGACTGAAGAAACCATAGATGAACTGAAAGTGTCAATGGAAAAGGCTGTGGCTCAGCTAAAGGCACAGGGTCTGCTGTCGGGAGAAACTGTGGGGCAGTTCCTGATTTCTGTGGCCAAGAACCTGGACAATCAATCTGATGAATCAAAAAAAGACGACAGGCAACAG CTACGCGAGGACATGCTGGACATATTGATTGGTGCAGTTGAAGACGTGCCTCCAAACACTCCAGAAGAGATTCAGGTTTACACTAGAAGTCTCATTGCTGTCAGTGCGAAGGGCACCGAGCTTACCTCCTCTGCTCAG GAAGATGCTGCGTTCTTGTGTGTGAGCCTCAGCTCATCTCTCCTCAACATGGGCCTGAACAAAAGTGAAGAAAGCAAGAGAGAAATACGCAGTACAGCCAGTATCATCGTGGAAGGAGTCGGCAATATCCTGAGCTCTTCTGCTCCTAGT AGAAATGTCTCTGAAGCCATTCTCCTTGCCCTGAAAAATACACAGAGTGCGCTGTTGATGTTTATCGATGTAAATGAGGGGCCAATAATCATTCGCCAACCAACTATAGGTGTTTTAGTCAATAG AATGACCTTGGGAAGTCTGCATACAGAATCTATACATTTTCCCAATTGTTCCTGCCCCAGATTTACTCTACCAGCACTGCCCTCTAACATACTTCCCTTAGAAGAACCTGTTGATGTAAAA atgttaGTTTTAGGTGAAAATCTCTTTGCCTGGAATAAGGGAGGAAACATCAGTGGACAAATAGGTGATCTAACCCTCACAAGACAAAATGGCTCCATTATTAATGTGGGGAATTTAAGTGAGGATGTTGAG ATTCTGTTGCCAAGGCCTGATGGAGAGCAAGTGAACACCTTAGTTTTGGACCTGGGAAACTACAGCACCATGGTCATTGACATCCCTTCAACTGACACGACGCTGGTGTTAAAG ATGAAGCCTTCTGAGGATCCATTACCCTTCAAGCTGTTCCTCGGTCATATGAGCTACCCCTCTGAAGCTAACTATGCAGCGATGACAGAGATGCCTCACCAAGGAACTACACAAG AGCAGAGGTACACTTGGCTTGTAGACCCTACGAGTTTCAAGGGAAAAACTGGAGTCTATTATCTTGTTGTGCGGCCCATTGTAGGTCCTGGTATAAAATCTATTAATGCCAGTTTATCAGTCActtccatctctgctgcttgtCGGTTTTGGGATGAATCATTACTGGAGTGGGGCACTAATGGATGCAGG GTTGGTGTTGAGACCACATCTCGAGTCACCCAGTGCCTGTGCAACCACCTGACCTTCTTTGGGAGCTCCTTCTTTGTGACTCCCAACCTTGTTGACCCATCACGCACTGCTGAGCTGTTCAGCACCTTTGCTGAGAATCCTGTGGTTGTGTGCTTTGTCGGCGCACTTTTTGTGGCTTATCTTGTTGTGGTTGTGTGGGCTCGAAGAAAAGACATTCAAGATGCACTCAAG GTGAAGGTGACAGTTCTGAAGGACAACAACCCCATGGATGAGTACACTTACCTATTGAATGTTTGCACTGGGCATCGGAGAGGAGCTTCCACCTCCTCTCAG GTTACGTTAACTTTGGTGGGTGCTGACGGCAACAGCGAACCGCACCACCTGACAGATCCAAAGAAAAGGGTGTTTGAGAGAGGTGCACTGGATGTGTTCCTGCTAACCACACCCTTCTCGCTGGGAGAACTGCAAGGCATCAGGCTGTGGCACAACAATCTGGGGAGCCATCCTGCTTG GTTTGTAGGAAATGTCATGGTGCAGGATATACAGACAAACCAGAAATGGTATTTTCTGTGCAACTCGTGGCTGGCCATTGACTTGGGTGATTGTTCCCTGGATAAAGTTTTTCCTGTGTCGACAGAGGAAGAGCTGAAGACGTTCGG TAATTTGTTCTTTATGAAGACGGCAAAGGATTTAAGTGATGGACACCTCTGGTTTTCTGTGCTCAACCGACCACCGAGCAGCGCCTTCACTTGTGTACAGAGAGTGTCTTGCTGTTTCTCCCTACTTCTCTGCACAATGCTGACCAGCCTCATGTTTTATGGCATACCGACAGACCCATCAGAGCAAACCATGGACCTTG GTTCCTTTGAGTTTACCTGGCAACAGTTCATGATCGGAGTTCAGAGCTCACTCATCATGTTTCCAGTCAATTTCCTCATTGTCAGCATCTTCAGAAACACTCGTCCTCGGGAGACGCCTTGCTGCAAGAGCaaaccaggaaaaacaaacgGCGGGAAGCAGAGGAGAACTTTGCAGACTCCTTCCTCACAGACTGCTCATACTGACATAAATGTCAATGTCACTTTAGATAGCATCACCAAG gATATTTCAAGAATTGCTCTATCACTGTCAAAGTTTGTGAAAAGCAACACTGCACGCACAGAGTCTGAGTTTGGGCTGGAGCGACAACTTGATATCAATGCAGCTCTTTCTGTGGTGGAGGATTTTGTGAGAGGGAACGGTGATAGCAGTGGCTTTCACAATCTTGCTCAGTCTCAGCTACCAG AAACAGGTGCTGGTGTGCATCCCGGGTCAGATGTGGAGGTCATTCAGAAGAGCCACAAAACTCAGTATCTGCACAGGCAGCTGTGCCACATCCACAAAGAGCTAAGCCTGCTGGGATCCTCCAGCTTTTCCACCACTGACAGCTACAGCCAGGCTCTGCAGCAAGTCCAGGGCATCAAGGCCATCCTTGAAGAGCAGCTCCTCCCAACCAGTGTCGTCAACAGCGatgaaatcacacaaaaaaa GTTGGGTTCTGCAGACAACACGGACGACGAGGATGAACAGAGGAAAAGGAGGTGCTGTCATGGAGGGCTTCCCtggtggtttgtttttgttggctGGCTCATCGTGGCGGGTACCAGTTTTGTAGCAGCATATTTTACAATGCTTTACGGTTTGAAATTTGGGAAGGAGCGGTCCATTAGCTGGTTGGTGTCCATGGTGGTGTCCTTTTTCCAGAGTATCCTCATCATTCAGCCTTTAAAG GTGCTATGTTTTGCTGTGTTCTTTGCACTTGTAGTAAAGAAAATTGATGAAGATTTTGAAAAGGTGCCATTTAATGACTCAAATGAAG GTAATGGTGAGGACCAACAAAGAGTCGGACAGGATCAGACTCTGTATGAGCCGCCACCTCCTGCAGACATTGAAAGGATGAAAAGGAACAAGATTATAGAGCAGAAAGCCTTGGCCCTCCTCAGAGAGATTTTCA TCTATATAGGTTTCATGTGGATGTTGCTGCTTGTGGCGTACGGACAGAGAGATCCCAACGCATTTCTCCTGAATCAGCATATCCGGAAAAGCTTTAGCGGCCGCGTCTCACACAGCATGAGTATCGGGGACGTGTTCACTTGGGCCAACACATCTCTACTCGATAACCTCTTTGGAATTTatccag gattTATCACAGATGGAAAGTCCAAACTGGTAGGAAACGCTCGTCTTCGCCAGCTGAGAGTGCAGAAGAATTCCTGTCAGTTTCCAGGCCTCATGCTGCAGCTTGTGCCGGACTGTCATGCTCTGTATTCATGGGAGGTGGAGGACATGGGCTCCTATGACCAGGGCTGGCACCAGTCTCTGAGCGATAATTCTTCCGTTAGCACCCCCAGTCCTTGGATGTACCAGACACGAGCTCAGCTCAGGGCTTCTCCCGTGTGGGGCAAGATGCTGCTCTACAGGGGAGGCGGCTTTGTAGCGGAGCTCGGCCCGGATTTAAAAAATGCCAGCAG GACACTTGAGTATCTGTTCAGAAACAAATGGCTGGATATGTACACGAGGGCATTGTTTGTCGAGTTCACCGTTTATAACGCTAATGTGAATCTGTTCTGCATCGTCACACTCCTGTTTGAGACCACAGCTGTAG GAGCATTTCAGTTCCACAGCGAGCTGCGGAGTGTCCGTCTCTACCAGTCAACTGGGAATCTTCACTTCTTCGTCATGGCTGCTGAAATCATATATCTGCTTTTCATCATCTATTACATGTTCATGCAG